The Coffea eugenioides isolate CCC68of chromosome 8, Ceug_1.0, whole genome shotgun sequence genome has a segment encoding these proteins:
- the LOC113779139 gene encoding UDP-glucuronate 4-epimerase 3, protein MTQLKPILSHLDAIPSTPGKCKLDKTSPYHSTFHRLRLHSALLPRRTLWSFIFLFLILLFLFLSPPSATSSASNASVNGGKRRSLHTAAVVGPSLGPNWENRAWASARPASKSGLSVLVTGAVGFVGAHVSLALKKRGDGVVGLDNFNSYYETGLKKARNSLLEKSGIFVVEGDINDAALLRKLFETVKFTHVMHLAAQAGVRYAMKNPMSYIHSNVDGFVNLLEICKAANPQPAVVWASSSSVYGLNSKVPFSEKDRTDQPASLYAATKKAGEEIAHTYNHIYGLSLTGLRFFTVYGPWGRPDMAYYFFTKDILRGKEIKIYEGVDHGTVARDFTYIDDVVKGCLAALDTAKKSTGSGGKKRGAAQFRIYNLGNTTPVPIGRLVSILEKLLRVKAKKKVIQMPRNGDVPFTHANISLAHKELGYKPTTDLEAGLKKFVKWYVGYYGSKKKSAW, encoded by the coding sequence ATGACCCAATTGAAGCCGATACTGTCCCACCTTGATGCCATACCCTCTACGCCGGGGAAGTGCAAACTGGACAAAACGTCGCCGTATCACTCCACTTTTCATCGTTTAAGGCTTCATTCTGCACTTCTCCCAAGGCGCACTCTTTGGTCATTTATTTTCCTCTTCCTTATTCTGCTGTTCCTTTTCTTGTCTCCGCCGTCTGCCACTAGCAGCGCCTCGAACGCCTCTGTCAATGGAGGCAAGCGCCGGAGTCTCCATACTGCTGCAGTGGTTGGACCCAGTCTCGGCCCGAACTGGGAGAATCGGGCATGGGCCTCGGCCCGTCCGGCTTCCAAGTCGGGCCTCTCCGTTCTAGTCACCGGTGCGGTTGGTTTCGTCGGAGCCCATGTCTCCCTTGCCCTCAAAAAGCGTGGAGACGGCGTCGTTGGGTTGGACAACTTCAACTCTTACTATGAAACCGGGCTTAAGAAGGCCCGAAATTCCCTCCTAGAAAAGTCGGGAATTTTTGTTGTTGAAGGTGACATAAACGACGCCGCATTGCTTCGGAAACTCTTCGAGACGGTGAAATTTACGCACGTGATGCATTTGGCCGCTCAAGCCGGGGTACGGTATGCTATGAAAAATCCCATGTCCTATATTCATAGTAACGTGGATGGTTTTGTGAATTTACTAGAAATATGTAAAGCTGCAAATCCACAGCCTGCTGTTGTTTGGGCTTCGTCTAGTTCTGTTTATGGATTAAATTCTAAGGTACCCTTTTCGGAAAAAGATCGAACTGACCAGCCAGCAAGTTTGTATGCAGCCACAAAAAAGGCTGGTGAAGAAATAGCACATACATATAATCATATTTATGGACTTTCGTTAACCGGGTTAAGGTTTTTTACGGTTTATGGACCGTGGGGTAGGCCTGATATGGCGTATTATTTCTTTACCAAGGATATATTGAGAGGAAAAGAGATTAAAATCTATGAGGGGGTTGATCATGGGACTGTAGCAAGGGATTTTACTTACATTGATGATGTGGTGAAGGGTTGTTTGGCTGCGTTGGATACGGCAAAAAAGAGTACCGGGAGTGGGGGGAAGAAAAGAGGAGCTGCACAGTTTAGGATATATAATTTGGGGAATACGACCCCGGTGCCAATTGGGAGGCTTGTGAGTATATTGGAGAAGTTGTTGAGGGTGAAGGCCAAGAAGAAGGTGATTCAAATGCCAAGGAATGGAGATGTGCCTTTTACTCATGCCAACATTAGTTTGGCTCACAAGGAGCTTGGTTATAAGCCCACTACGGATTTGGAGGCCGGGTTGAAGAAGTTTGTGAAGTGGTATGTTGGTTATTATGGATCGAAGAAAAAAAGTGCTTGGTGA